The Ignavibacteriales bacterium genome includes a window with the following:
- a CDS encoding BRO family protein has translation MEKDKEKSLAVFETFKIRRHYDEDKEIWYFSVIDIVAALTDQRDFQVARKYWNKLSERLKVEGSEVVTNCHQLKMIAQDGKMRNTDVADVETILRLVQSVPSKKAEPIKLWLAKVGYERMEEMNNPEKALNRSREYWQKQGRSEKWIQQRMMGQETRNKLTDYWNNHGVKKEDDFAILTSIIHKEWSDLTVKEHKTLKGLKTQNLRDHMNEAELIFTALAELSTRQIAEIENTEGFEKNKIPAKKGGKIAKDARRALEQKTGKSIITGENFLPPMKTQEKINKK, from the coding sequence TTGGAAAAAGATAAAGAAAAATCATTAGCAGTTTTTGAGACTTTCAAAATCCGCCGCCATTATGATGAGGATAAAGAAATTTGGTATTTTTCTGTTATTGATATTGTTGCCGCACTTACTGATCAAAGAGATTTTCAAGTTGCGAGAAAATACTGGAATAAGCTAAGTGAAAGATTAAAAGTCGAAGGAAGTGAAGTGGTGACAAATTGTCACCAGTTGAAAATGATAGCACAAGATGGAAAAATGCGAAATACTGATGTAGCTGATGTAGAAACTATTCTCCGCCTTGTTCAATCTGTACCAAGTAAAAAAGCAGAGCCAATTAAGTTATGGCTTGCTAAAGTTGGCTATGAAAGAATGGAGGAAATGAATAATCCTGAAAAAGCATTAAACCGCTCCCGAGAATACTGGCAGAAACAAGGCAGAAGTGAAAAGTGGATCCAGCAAAGAATGATGGGGCAGGAAACACGCAATAAGCTTACTGATTATTGGAATAATCACGGAGTTAAAAAGGAAGATGATTTTGCGATTCTTACAAGTATTATTCATAAAGAATGGAGTGATCTAACTGTAAAAGAACACAAAACTTTAAAAGGATTAAAAACACAAAACTTACGCGATCATATGAACGAAGCTGAATTAATATTTACTGCTTTGGCTGAACTTTCTACAAGGCAAATTGCAGAGATTGAAAATACCGAAGGATTTGAGAAGAATAAAATTCCCGCAAAAAAAGGTGGGAAAATTGCAAAGGATGCAAGAAGAGCTTTGGAACAAAAAACCGGTAAAAGTATAATTACCGGTGAAAATTTTTTACCACCAATGAAAACTCAAGAAAAGATAAATAAGAAATAG
- a CDS encoding virulence RhuM family protein, with product MEENQNKSEIILYQTENGQTKIEVRLEDETVWLAQAQICELFQKAKSTVSGHLKNVFEEGELDENSVVRNFRTTASDGKKYDTAYYNLDVIISIGYRIKSLHGTKFRIWATQRLREYLIKGFVLDDERLKQGKRFGKDYFDELLERIRAIRASERRFYQKITDIYQQCSIDYNKDAEITNKFFKTVQNKLHWAVTGKTAAQLIAERADSSKPQMGLQTWKNAPKSMILKSDVIIAKNYLNEKEIKELERIVSMYLDYAENQASRQIQMKMHDWINKLDAFLKFNEYDILDDGGKIRHEIAVKLAEEEYDKFIIVQDRNYESDFDKAVKKLIVIKKLKKNK from the coding sequence ATGGAAGAGAATCAGAATAAATCAGAAATAATATTATATCAGACAGAAAACGGACAAACAAAGATAGAAGTCCGTTTGGAAGATGAAACTGTTTGGCTAGCCCAAGCGCAAATTTGTGAATTGTTTCAAAAAGCAAAATCTACAGTTAGCGGACACCTAAAAAACGTTTTTGAAGAAGGGGAGCTGGATGAAAATTCAGTTGTTCGGAATTTCCGAACAACTGCATCCGACGGAAAAAAGTATGATACTGCTTATTATAATTTGGATGTTATTATTTCAATAGGATACCGAATAAAGTCACTTCATGGTACAAAATTCCGCATTTGGGCAACGCAACGGTTAAGAGAATATCTAATTAAAGGTTTTGTTCTAGACGATGAACGCTTAAAACAAGGTAAACGCTTCGGCAAAGATTATTTTGACGAACTTTTAGAACGCATTCGTGCAATTCGTGCAAGTGAGAGAAGGTTCTATCAAAAGATTACTGATATCTACCAGCAATGCAGCATCGATTACAACAAAGATGCTGAAATTACCAATAAATTTTTTAAGACAGTTCAAAATAAACTTCATTGGGCTGTAACAGGTAAAACAGCAGCTCAGTTGATTGCCGAAAGAGCCGATTCATCTAAACCACAAATGGGTTTACAAACATGGAAAAATGCTCCTAAAAGCATGATTCTTAAAAGCGACGTTATTATTGCTAAAAATTATTTGAATGAAAAAGAAATTAAAGAACTTGAACGTATTGTATCAATGTATCTGGATTATGCTGAAAACCAGGCTTCCCGTCAAATACAAATGAAGATGCACGACTGGATTAATAAACTGGATGCATTTCTAAAGTTCAATGAATACGATATTTTAGATGATGGCGGCAAAATAAGGCATGAAATTGCTGTTAAACTTGCTGAAGAAGAATATGATAAATTTATAATTGTACAAGATCGCAATTATGAAAGTGATTTTGATAAGGCAGTAAAAAAACTTATTGTTATTAAAAAATTAAAAAAGAATAAATAA
- a CDS encoding putative DNA binding domain-containing protein has product MPEQQNIEYKTSWHDDNLKTICAFANSKGGKLFIGKDNNGNCINVADDNRLMEELPNKIKNLLGITAEVNLIKENSKCFIEIDVQPYSVAISLRGRYYIRSGSTTKELTGNSLTDFLLKKSGKTWDDVIEDRAAFSDIDENSIKKYLSDAGRAGRLPSSDDLNIPELLEKLRLAEGTKLKRAAIILFGKDPGKFYPNISVKIGRFGKSDDELKFQEVEEGNLLHLLKEVPLQLDRKFLTRAIGFEGLQRIEKGEYPVAALREMLLNALVHKNYSGSTIQLRVYDDKISFWNKGTLPEGLSFEALKRQHPSRPRNPIIADVCFKGGYIDAWGRGTLKIINACNEAELPEPEMKEVDGGFLVTVFMDLISEEELKKNGLNDRQIKAILFIKENGEITNSIYRKINNVGKTTAVEELQLLVEKKYITSYGTKGRGTKYIIASNRPIIDRIDR; this is encoded by the coding sequence ATGCCTGAACAACAGAACATAGAATACAAAACAAGCTGGCACGATGACAACTTAAAAACCATTTGTGCATTTGCCAATTCAAAAGGTGGAAAACTTTTTATCGGTAAAGATAACAATGGTAATTGTATTAATGTTGCTGATGATAATAGATTGATGGAAGAGCTGCCAAATAAGATCAAAAACTTGCTTGGGATTACTGCCGAAGTAAACCTCATCAAAGAAAATTCTAAATGCTTTATTGAAATAGATGTTCAGCCATATTCGGTTGCTATTTCATTAAGAGGACGATACTACATAAGATCAGGAAGTACAACAAAAGAGCTAACAGGAAATTCTCTTACCGATTTTCTTTTAAAAAAATCCGGTAAAACATGGGATGATGTTATTGAAGATAGAGCTGCATTTAGTGATATTGATGAAAACAGCATTAAAAAATATTTATCTGATGCAGGAAGAGCTGGCAGGCTTCCTTCTTCAGATGATCTGAATATACCTGAACTGCTGGAGAAGTTAAGGCTTGCCGAAGGCACAAAGCTAAAGCGTGCAGCTATTATTCTTTTTGGAAAAGATCCCGGAAAGTTTTATCCAAATATCTCGGTTAAAATTGGCCGCTTTGGAAAATCTGATGACGAACTGAAATTCCAGGAAGTGGAAGAAGGAAACCTGCTTCATCTGCTTAAAGAAGTTCCATTACAATTAGATAGAAAATTCTTAACCAGGGCTATTGGCTTTGAGGGACTACAGAGAATTGAAAAAGGAGAATATCCTGTAGCTGCACTTCGAGAAATGCTGCTTAATGCGCTGGTTCATAAAAACTATTCCGGTTCAACAATTCAATTACGCGTATATGATGATAAGATCAGTTTCTGGAACAAAGGAACATTACCGGAGGGATTATCATTTGAGGCATTAAAGCGGCAGCATCCCTCACGTCCCCGAAATCCTATTATTGCAGATGTTTGTTTTAAAGGCGGCTATATAGATGCATGGGGAAGAGGAACACTAAAAATAATAAATGCATGTAATGAAGCTGAACTGCCGGAACCCGAGATGAAAGAAGTTGATGGTGGATTTCTTGTTACTGTTTTTATGGATTTGATTTCCGAAGAAGAATTAAAAAAGAATGGGCTTAATGATAGGCAAATCAAAGCTATTTTATTTATAAAAGAAAATGGTGAAATAACAAATTCTATTTATAGAAAGATAAATAATGTTGGAAAAACCACTGCAGTTGAAGAATTACAATTACTGGTTGAAAAAAAATATATAACTAGTTATGGTACAAAAGGACGAGGTACAAAATATATTATTGCAAGTAATCGACCAATAATCGACCGAATCGACCGATAA
- a CDS encoding Bro-N domain-containing protein produces MSAIKLFESKKIRSVWNEEEQIWYFSVVDVVEVLADSIKPRDYWYRLKKREKEQGIDLSTICRQLKLESSDGKYYESDCSDVEGLFRIIQSIPSPKAEPFKRWLAKVGYERLEEIENPELASQRVREIYKAKGYSDTWIEKRVRGIAVRDELTDEWKKRGIKEQLEFSILTSEISKATFGLTPYEYKNYKGLQKRNENLRDHMTDLELIFSMLGEASTTEIARKQNSQGFPENKATAKKGGKIAGDAREALEKETGKKVVTKENYLALQENKKRRLTK; encoded by the coding sequence ATGAGCGCAATAAAATTATTTGAATCAAAGAAAATTCGTTCGGTCTGGAATGAAGAAGAACAGATATGGTATTTTTCCGTAGTAGATGTTGTAGAGGTATTAGCAGATAGTATTAAACCAAGAGACTACTGGTATCGGTTAAAAAAAAGGGAAAAGGAACAAGGGATTGACTTGTCGACAATTTGTCGACAACTGAAATTAGAATCATCAGATGGTAAATATTATGAATCTGATTGTTCGGATGTAGAAGGTTTATTCAGAATTATTCAATCTATTCCTTCACCCAAAGCAGAACCGTTCAAAAGATGGCTTGCAAAAGTTGGTTATGAGAGATTAGAAGAAATTGAAAATCCTGAACTTGCATCTCAACGTGTGAGAGAAATATATAAAGCTAAAGGGTACAGCGATACATGGATAGAAAAAAGAGTGCGTGGAATTGCTGTTCGAGATGAACTTACCGATGAATGGAAAAAACGTGGAATAAAAGAGCAATTGGAATTTTCTATTTTAACTTCTGAAATAAGCAAAGCAACATTTGGTTTAACGCCTTATGAGTACAAAAACTACAAAGGTTTACAAAAAAGAAATGAGAATTTAAGAGATCATATGACTGATCTTGAATTGATTTTTAGTATGCTTGGTGAAGCATCAACAACAGAAATTGCAAGAAAGCAAAACTCACAAGGATTTCCGGAAAACAAGGCGACTGCAAAAAAAGGAGGTAAAATAGCCGGAGATGCACGCGAAGCATTAGAAAAAGAAACAGGAAAGAAAGTTGTAACCAAAGAAAATTATCTGGCACTTCAGGAGAATAAAAAAAGAAGATTAACTAAATGA